The genomic segment TGTTCTGCCATTCTCCAACTAGCTAGAGAGATGTATCCTAAATGGGATAAAGATTTTGAGAAAGAGCTTATCAAACAACTTCAGTTTCCATATAAAAAAGTATATGAAAAAATATCTCGCGGTAATCAAAATATGCTCAGTATCATTATTGCTCTTTGTAGTAAGGCAGATATTATCCTTCTAGATGAGCCCTATACAGGATTAGACCCTGTTAATCGTAAAATCATCTATCAACATATAATACAACTTAATGAAGAGGAAGATATTACTTTTATCATATCCAGTCACCTGATTACTGAACTAGAAAACATGCTTCAACAGGTTATCATGATTGATTCTGGTCAGGTCATTATAGATGATGAATTAGAAGCAGTTAAAAGTAAAGCTTTTCGCTTCACTGGTGTAGAAGAAATACTCAATAAAGAATTAAAAGGGTTGAACATCATTGCTCGTGAAAAGTTAGGGAATCAACTAATCATTGATGTCTACGACTTTATTGATGAAAATACATTAGGCACACTAGAAAAAGTAGGAATTCATGTATCACTTCTGGATTTACAAGAACTTATGGTTGGTCTTACAATGAAAGG from the Vallitalea okinawensis genome contains:
- a CDS encoding ATP-binding cassette domain-containing protein codes for the protein MSSLITCSHVSKKYDKDFFALKDVNLSFEKGKIYGLIGRNGAGKTTLLKALIQQLFPTNGEIRLTDDIKVCLSRDYQHFFLKQKCSAILQLAREMYPKWDKDFEKELIKQLQFPYKKVYEKISRGNQNMLSIIIALCSKADIILLDEPYTGLDPVNRKIIYQHIIQLNEEEDITFIISSHLITELENMLQQVIMIDSGQVIIDDELEAVKSKAFRFTGVEEILNKELKGLNIIAREKLGNQLIIDVYDFIDENTLGTLEKVGIHVSLLDLQELMVGLTMKGGALI